One window from the genome of Paramisgurnus dabryanus chromosome 24, PD_genome_1.1, whole genome shotgun sequence encodes:
- the LOC135721140 gene encoding uncharacterized protein, which yields MEGDSVTLSVSLTESQIKEGISWKFGLKDVRIAGVMREDNNVRLFDDKPDGRFRDRLKLNKHTGSLTVTDTSITHTGLYKIFNTKTNTKLKTFNITVYARLPVPVISKDSSQSSSSSSIKSRKNQQKDEESSKCVLLCSVLNVRDVSLSWYKGNSLLSSISVSDQSSISLHLKVDYQDNNTYSCVLNNTIVNQTQHFNINDVCQSCSDFCCCGFTEAVIRLVVSALVGVATVAILVYDIRTG from the exons ATGGAGGGAGATTCTGTCACTTTATCTGTCAGTCTTACTGAATCACAGATAAAAGAGGGAATCTCCTGGAAGTTTGGACTCAAAGATGTCCGTATAGCTGGAGTCATGAGAGAGGACAATAATGTCAGGTTATTTGATGATAAACCTGATGGGAGATTCAGAGACAGactgaagttaaacaaacacactggATCTCTGACCGTCACAGACACCAGCATCACACACACTGGACTTTATAAAATATTCAACACCAAGACAAACACCAAGCTGAAAACATTCAACATAACTGTCTATG CTCGTCTGCCCGTTCCTGTTATCAGCAAAGATTCTTCACAAagttcatcatcatcatcaataaaatcaagaaaaaatcaGCAGAAAGATGAAGAAAGCTCAAAATGTGTGTTATTGTGTTCAGTGTTGAATGTAAGAGATGTGAGTCTGTCCTGGTACAAAGGAAACAGTTTATTGTCCAGCATCAGTGTGTCTGATCAAAGCAGCATCTCTTTACATCTGAAGGTGGATTATCAGGATAACAACACATACAGCTGTGTACTCAACAATACCATTGTGAATCAGACTCAACATTTTAACATCAATGATGTCTGTCAGTCGTGTTCAG ACTTCTGCTGTTGTGGTTTTACTGAAGCTGTGATCCGATTGGTCGTCTCTGCTCTGGTGGGTGTGGCTACTGTTGCTATCTTGGTTTATGACATCAGAACCGGATGA